Proteins encoded by one window of Phytohabitans houttuyneae:
- a CDS encoding alpha/beta hydrolase-fold protein produces MRKAVLALVLTVLTVGASGAAEAGGTRAGTLSTAKAGTIDYTVYLPYGYGAARNAAVRYPVLYLLHGRGDTMQAWTQVKADLDKLIDDGTIAPVIAVLPDAPWSERGSWYVDSAYDGGTAVETALTHDLVSHVDATYRTAAHRGARLVGGYSMGGYGALRYALAHQDLFANALVLSPAVYNPLPPADSSAREFGAFGQGGERFVDDVYRRLNYPALLPTLDPDLPVRMFIAVGDDEWANPDPADAAHDLDYEAATLYNNVRRSDAVAAQFRVLDGGHDWDVWRPAFVAGLTELSSTLSATPPTGIPGPLRGTPGTDWAGGVAADGTVAYAAPGPVDGQPYAGGLDAVVEAPQWTRQFGTPANDRLYGAVSTPDGGVIVAGYTRGDLDGKHPGSPADDGFVARFTATGERAWLTQLGDATKADRFYGLAAAPDGGAYVAGYTSGALAGPSAGDKDLVLARVGADGAVAWTRQLGGAGEDKAYAVAAAASGVYVAGVTSAGLPGAPYLGGTDGFVAAFGTDGTPRWVAADGDLFGGWRSRPRGWSWRPGRPAATC; encoded by the coding sequence ATGAGAAAAGCCGTCCTCGCCCTCGTCCTCACCGTGCTCACCGTGGGCGCGTCCGGTGCTGCCGAGGCCGGCGGCACCCGCGCCGGCACGCTGTCCACCGCGAAGGCCGGCACGATCGACTACACCGTCTACCTGCCGTACGGGTACGGCGCCGCCAGGAACGCGGCCGTCCGCTACCCGGTGCTCTACCTGCTGCACGGCCGGGGAGACACCATGCAGGCGTGGACCCAGGTCAAGGCGGACCTCGACAAGCTCATCGACGACGGCACGATCGCGCCGGTCATCGCGGTGCTGCCGGACGCGCCGTGGAGCGAGCGGGGCAGCTGGTACGTCGACTCCGCCTACGACGGCGGCACCGCGGTGGAGACGGCGCTCACCCACGACCTGGTGTCCCATGTGGATGCCACGTACCGCACGGCAGCGCACCGCGGCGCCCGCCTCGTCGGCGGCTACTCGATGGGCGGGTACGGCGCGCTCCGCTACGCCCTCGCCCACCAGGACCTCTTCGCCAACGCGCTCGTGCTCAGCCCGGCGGTCTACAACCCGCTGCCGCCGGCCGACTCCTCCGCACGCGAGTTCGGCGCGTTCGGCCAGGGCGGCGAGCGCTTCGTCGACGACGTGTACCGGCGCCTCAACTACCCCGCACTGCTGCCCACATTGGACCCTGATCTGCCGGTCAGGATGTTCATCGCGGTCGGCGACGACGAGTGGGCCAACCCGGACCCGGCGGACGCCGCGCACGACCTCGACTACGAGGCGGCGACGCTTTACAACAACGTGCGCCGTTCGGACGCGGTGGCGGCGCAGTTCCGGGTGCTCGACGGCGGGCACGACTGGGACGTGTGGCGGCCCGCGTTCGTGGCCGGGCTCACCGAGCTCAGCTCGACGCTCAGCGCGACACCGCCGACCGGCATCCCCGGGCCGTTGCGCGGCACGCCCGGCACCGACTGGGCGGGTGGCGTCGCCGCGGACGGCACTGTCGCGTACGCCGCGCCGGGCCCGGTGGACGGGCAGCCCTACGCGGGCGGGCTCGACGCGGTGGTGGAGGCGCCACAGTGGACGAGGCAGTTCGGCACGCCGGCAAACGACCGCCTGTACGGCGCGGTGTCCACACCCGACGGTGGCGTGATCGTCGCCGGGTACACCCGTGGCGACCTCGACGGCAAGCACCCGGGCAGCCCGGCCGACGACGGGTTCGTGGCCCGGTTCACGGCGACGGGGGAGCGGGCGTGGCTGACCCAGCTCGGCGACGCGACGAAGGCCGACCGCTTCTACGGTCTCGCGGCGGCGCCGGACGGCGGTGCCTACGTCGCCGGCTACACCAGCGGTGCGCTGGCCGGACCGAGCGCGGGCGACAAGGACCTGGTGCTGGCCCGCGTCGGTGCGGACGGCGCGGTCGCCTGGACCCGCCAGCTCGGCGGAGCCGGCGAGGACAAGGCGTACGCGGTGGCGGCCGCCGCGAGCGGCGTGTACGTCGCGGGCGTGACGTCGGCCGGGCTGCCCGGCGCGCCGTACCTCGGCGGCACCGACGGCTTCGTCGCGGCGTTCGGCACGGACGGCACTCCGCGGTGGGTCGCGGCCGACGGCGACCTCTTCGGGGGGTGGCGGTCACGACCGCGGGGGTGGTCGTGGCGACCGGGGCGGCCGGCGGCGACGTGCTGA
- a CDS encoding SUMF1/EgtB/PvdO family nonheme iron enzyme — MRHRVRETGLYGEAPYVDEWKPLPPRLHGVGTLHRSVHLGAFAIAEREVTHGEYAAFLVATGYRPVRPERFTAGQGPTDRPVTNVDLADARAYAAWAGLRLPTEDEWQVAAEAGLLRRTAPLVWELTESEHADGRTRFVILKGGADFRAEGSDWYLDGGPQPPEVSVKLLIAGAGLTRSPNVGFRCAVDLTGGVQ, encoded by the coding sequence GTGCGGCACCGGGTCCGGGAGACCGGTCTTTATGGTGAAGCGCCCTATGTGGACGAGTGGAAGCCGCTCCCGCCGCGGTTGCACGGCGTCGGCACGCTGCACCGCAGCGTCCATCTCGGAGCGTTCGCGATCGCGGAGCGCGAGGTGACCCACGGCGAGTACGCGGCGTTCCTGGTCGCCACCGGCTACCGGCCGGTGCGCCCGGAGCGGTTCACCGCCGGGCAGGGCCCGACCGACCGGCCGGTGACCAATGTGGACCTGGCTGACGCGCGTGCGTACGCGGCGTGGGCCGGGCTGCGGCTGCCGACCGAGGACGAGTGGCAGGTGGCCGCCGAGGCGGGGCTGCTGCGCCGCACCGCGCCGCTGGTGTGGGAGCTGACCGAGAGCGAGCACGCCGACGGCCGCACGAGGTTCGTGATTCTCAAGGGTGGTGCGGACTTCCGTGCCGAAGGTTCCGACTGGTACCTCGACGGCGGCCCGCAGCCGCCCGAGGTCTCCGTCAAGCTGCTGATCGCCGGCGCCGGGCTGACCCGCTCGCCGAACGTCGGCTTCCGCTGCGCCGTTGACCTGACCGGAGGCGTTCAATGA
- a CDS encoding ribokinase, producing MMTARVVVVGSANLDLVVTAPALPRPGETVLGGEFTTVPGGKGANQAVAAARAGGRVSFVGAVGDDDFARPQRDNLVAADVDVSRLRTVPGPSGVALIAVDQHAENLIVVAPGANAALAGLSPEDRAEVARADVLLCQLEIPVETVAEAAATARANGTVVVLNAAPARTLPAAVLSTVDLLVVNEGEAEVLAGRPAEPGDLLDLVPRVVMTLGARGAAYADRDGLRLDVAAPAVTAVDTTAAGDAFTGALAVAWAEGRPVEEAVRWACAAGAVCATRPGASSSLPTRAEIEALS from the coding sequence ATCATGACCGCGCGGGTGGTCGTGGTGGGCAGCGCCAACCTCGACCTCGTGGTGACCGCGCCGGCCCTGCCCCGCCCCGGGGAGACGGTGCTCGGCGGCGAGTTCACGACCGTGCCGGGCGGCAAGGGCGCCAACCAGGCGGTCGCGGCGGCGCGTGCCGGCGGTCGGGTCAGCTTCGTCGGCGCGGTCGGCGACGACGACTTCGCCCGCCCCCAGCGGGACAACCTGGTCGCGGCGGACGTCGACGTGAGCCGGCTGCGCACCGTGCCCGGCCCGTCCGGCGTCGCGCTGATCGCGGTGGACCAGCACGCGGAAAACCTCATCGTTGTCGCGCCCGGCGCCAACGCGGCGCTCGCCGGCCTGTCGCCCGAGGACCGGGCCGAGGTCGCCCGGGCCGACGTGCTGCTGTGCCAGCTGGAGATCCCGGTGGAGACGGTGGCCGAGGCGGCCGCGACCGCCCGGGCGAACGGCACCGTCGTGGTGCTCAACGCCGCGCCGGCCCGCACACTGCCGGCCGCGGTGCTGTCGACGGTGGATCTGCTCGTGGTCAACGAGGGCGAGGCCGAGGTGCTCGCCGGCCGCCCCGCCGAGCCCGGCGACCTGCTCGACCTGGTACCCCGCGTGGTGATGACCCTCGGCGCCCGGGGCGCCGCCTACGCCGACCGCGACGGGCTGCGGCTCGACGTCGCCGCGCCGGCGGTGACGGCGGTGGACACGACGGCGGCGGGTGACGCGTTCACCGGTGCGCTCGCGGTCGCCTGGGCGGAGGGACGGCCGGTCGAGGAGGCGGTCCGCTGGGCCTGCGCGGCCGGTGCCGTCTGCGCCACCCGGCCCGGCGCTTCAAGCTCGCTGCCCACCCGCGCCGAGATCGAGGCCCTCTCGTGA
- a CDS encoding ADP-ribosylglycohydrolase family protein — MRLTWTLPEELLPYELMAQRDEGHDVSEVEARWAAAGGALAAPVEGASVPGDPSLRALALELLDAVPAPATPPLGVTPEDGTGGRTDHDRLLGAWTGRAVGCVLGKPVEKIPRRGIREILTVTGRWPLSGYFTAEGLPPDVAGRWPWNRRSAVNSLAENIDGTPEDDDLNFALLALHLLETHGRDFTSADVAQAWLDQLPAGRVFTAERAAYRNLLLGLAPPATARHHNPFREWIGAQIRTDAYGWASPGRPRAAAALAYRDAVVSHVGDGVAGAMWVAAMTATAVVASTVDEVLDAGESVLPGGPFAAAVTEARALSGDWDSVLDALEKRHGHLHWVHARNNAALVAAALAHSGGDFDKGVCAVVSGGWDTDSNGATVGSILGALSGASAIRPEWTAPLRGRLRSSIAGFDGVTFEELARRTAEIVPVSAPQSRKASTVSARSEGAPATEPRGRERKESS, encoded by the coding sequence GTGAGGCTGACCTGGACGCTCCCTGAGGAGCTGCTGCCGTACGAGCTGATGGCGCAGCGCGACGAGGGGCACGACGTGTCCGAAGTGGAGGCGCGCTGGGCGGCGGCGGGCGGTGCGCTGGCGGCGCCGGTCGAGGGCGCCTCGGTGCCCGGCGACCCCTCGCTGCGTGCCCTGGCCCTGGAGCTGCTCGACGCCGTACCGGCGCCGGCGACCCCGCCGCTCGGCGTGACGCCGGAGGACGGCACCGGCGGGCGCACCGACCACGACCGGCTGCTCGGCGCGTGGACCGGGCGGGCCGTGGGGTGCGTGCTCGGCAAGCCGGTGGAGAAGATTCCCCGCCGCGGGATACGGGAGATCCTCACCGTGACCGGCCGTTGGCCGCTGTCCGGGTACTTCACCGCCGAAGGGCTCCCGCCGGACGTGGCCGGGCGCTGGCCGTGGAACCGCCGCAGCGCCGTCAACAGCCTCGCGGAAAACATCGACGGCACTCCCGAGGACGACGACCTCAACTTCGCCCTCCTCGCGCTCCACCTGCTGGAGACACACGGGCGCGACTTCACCAGCGCGGACGTGGCACAGGCGTGGCTGGACCAGCTGCCGGCCGGGCGGGTCTTCACCGCCGAGCGGGCGGCGTACCGCAACCTGCTGCTCGGCCTGGCGCCGCCGGCGACCGCCCGGCACCACAACCCGTTCCGCGAGTGGATCGGCGCGCAGATCCGCACCGACGCGTACGGCTGGGCCTCGCCGGGTCGGCCACGCGCGGCAGCGGCGCTGGCGTACCGGGACGCGGTGGTCAGCCACGTCGGCGACGGCGTCGCGGGGGCGATGTGGGTGGCCGCCATGACCGCCACCGCCGTCGTGGCGTCCACCGTGGACGAGGTACTGGACGCGGGCGAGTCCGTGCTACCGGGCGGCCCGTTCGCGGCGGCGGTCACCGAGGCGCGGGCACTGTCCGGCGACTGGGACTCGGTGCTCGACGCCCTCGAAAAGCGCCACGGCCACCTGCACTGGGTGCACGCCCGCAACAACGCCGCGCTGGTGGCCGCCGCGCTCGCGCACAGCGGCGGCGACTTCGACAAGGGCGTCTGCGCGGTCGTGAGCGGCGGCTGGGACACCGACTCCAACGGGGCCACGGTCGGCTCGATCCTCGGTGCGCTGAGCGGCGCCTCGGCGATCCGTCCGGAGTGGACCGCACCGCTGCGAGGGCGGCTGCGCAGCAGCATCGCCGGCTTCGACGGCGTGACGTTCGAGGAGCTGGCCCGGCGCACGGCGGAGATCGTCCCGGTGAGCGCCCCGCAGTCACGAAAGGCAAGCACGGTGAGCGCGAGGAGTGAGGGAGCGCCAGCGACCGAGCCCCGCGGTCGCGAACGGAAGGAGTCATCATGA
- a CDS encoding ADP-ribosylglycohydrolase family protein: MSTLLDKSVGCLVGAAVGDALGGATETALPEEIRTRYGGWVDGIVPPFHENWATNRPLAPYHKGDGHITDDTLMTHALVRAYAKKRDHLDAYDVAELLVPDLIEREVWIPDLEREAVAFHRLAAAERWLVTRLHHAHADPREAGVGNIVNCGAAMYMAPVGVVNAGDPAGAYAEAVEIGGAHQHSYGREAAAVFAAAVAAAMAPGATAGDVVDAALDLARDGTRAAIVAVVQEARGYEATRSAIPALRAAVAPYDTVGEDYRNPGLGARRPSRLHSIEELPVALGMLVIADGGYREAVLGAVNYGRDADSTATMAGAIAGALGARRPSPPSGPPPWPRRPGWTSRSRRGCWPPSPPRCTPRTPTASPAAPTASRDCREADLDAP; the protein is encoded by the coding sequence ATGAGCACACTGCTCGACAAGTCGGTCGGCTGCCTCGTCGGCGCCGCGGTGGGCGATGCCCTCGGCGGTGCCACCGAGACGGCCCTTCCCGAAGAGATCCGGACGCGGTACGGCGGCTGGGTGGACGGCATCGTGCCCCCGTTCCACGAGAACTGGGCCACCAACCGGCCGCTCGCCCCGTACCACAAGGGCGACGGGCACATCACCGACGACACGTTGATGACCCACGCGCTGGTCCGGGCCTACGCGAAGAAGCGCGACCACCTCGACGCGTACGACGTCGCCGAGCTGCTCGTGCCCGACCTGATCGAGCGGGAGGTCTGGATACCCGACCTGGAGCGCGAGGCGGTGGCCTTCCACCGCCTCGCGGCCGCCGAACGGTGGCTCGTAACCCGCCTGCACCACGCGCACGCCGACCCGCGCGAGGCGGGCGTGGGCAACATCGTCAACTGCGGCGCCGCGATGTACATGGCACCGGTCGGCGTCGTCAACGCGGGCGACCCGGCCGGCGCGTACGCCGAGGCCGTCGAGATCGGCGGCGCGCACCAGCACAGTTACGGCCGCGAGGCGGCCGCGGTGTTCGCCGCCGCGGTGGCCGCCGCGATGGCGCCGGGTGCGACCGCCGGCGACGTCGTGGACGCGGCGCTCGACCTGGCCCGGGACGGGACGCGCGCCGCGATCGTCGCGGTGGTCCAGGAGGCCAGGGGGTACGAGGCGACACGTTCCGCCATCCCCGCGCTGCGTGCCGCGGTGGCGCCGTACGACACGGTGGGTGAGGACTACCGCAACCCGGGGCTCGGGGCACGGCGCCCGAGCCGGCTGCACTCCATCGAGGAGCTGCCGGTCGCGCTCGGCATGCTCGTCATCGCCGACGGGGGATACCGGGAAGCGGTTCTGGGGGCGGTCAACTACGGCCGGGACGCCGATTCGACCGCCACCATGGCGGGGGCGATAGCCGGCGCGCTGGGGGCGCGCCGGCCGTCCCCGCCGAGTGGGCCACCGCCGTGGCCGAGGCGTCCAGGGTGGACCTCGCGGAGCCGGCGCGGGTGCTGGCCGCCGTCGCCGCCGAGGTGTACGCCGCGGACGCCGACCGCTTCGCCCGCCGCGCCGACCGCTTCAAGGGACTGTCGTGAGGCTGACCTGGACGCTCCCTGA
- a CDS encoding ABC transporter substrate-binding protein, with the protein MLRKLVAVSAALLIGLSGCGSGGDDEETSSGPVKLRFLSLAWQKESLAANRELVDKWNAEHTDIQVEYVQGDWNSVHDQLLTSFEGGDAPDIFQYESASIGEFAKQGYLADLSGLLSDDFKAEIQQGIWDTVTVDGKVIGAPFLLESQVVLANKKLLDAAGVTVPAAGQAWTWDEFQSNAQKLTKGGTYGVAWALKSPTNRVMNLSLNFDGKFFYTEGGKTEVKVGDAEKEIPRRIHDMIYVSKTASPDAVGMGGTDPLPGFFAGKYAMLPGGVYLRQQMVEQAPAGFEWVTLPPVKGTSANQAANPQTLSISEDSEGKKQAAQFVEYFLNPANQARLAQGDWLVPTGKKAGEELVKATGGKQGWDVAVASAGDLTIAPFQTVSGYPEWKTKYATPALQQYFANKITLDELGTQLVDGGKQVLR; encoded by the coding sequence ATGTTGAGAAAGTTGGTCGCCGTGTCCGCGGCGCTCCTCATTGGACTGTCCGGATGCGGCAGCGGAGGGGACGACGAGGAGACCAGCAGCGGCCCCGTCAAGCTCCGCTTCCTGAGCCTGGCGTGGCAGAAGGAGTCGCTGGCCGCCAACCGCGAGCTGGTCGACAAGTGGAACGCCGAGCACACCGACATCCAGGTCGAGTACGTGCAGGGCGACTGGAACTCCGTGCACGACCAGCTGCTCACCTCATTCGAGGGCGGGGACGCGCCGGACATCTTCCAGTACGAGAGCGCGTCGATCGGCGAGTTCGCGAAGCAGGGGTACCTGGCCGACCTGTCCGGGCTGCTGAGTGACGACTTCAAGGCGGAGATCCAGCAGGGCATCTGGGACACCGTCACGGTCGACGGCAAGGTGATCGGCGCGCCGTTCCTGCTGGAGTCGCAGGTCGTCCTCGCGAACAAAAAGTTGCTCGATGCCGCCGGTGTGACAGTGCCGGCCGCGGGCCAGGCGTGGACCTGGGACGAGTTCCAGTCCAACGCGCAGAAGCTCACCAAGGGCGGCACGTACGGCGTCGCGTGGGCGCTCAAGTCGCCGACCAACCGGGTGATGAACCTGTCGCTCAACTTCGACGGCAAGTTCTTCTACACCGAGGGCGGCAAGACCGAGGTGAAGGTCGGCGACGCGGAGAAGGAGATCCCGCGCCGGATCCACGACATGATCTACGTGTCGAAGACCGCCTCGCCGGACGCGGTCGGCATGGGCGGCACCGACCCGCTGCCCGGCTTCTTCGCCGGCAAGTACGCGATGCTGCCCGGCGGCGTGTACCTGCGCCAGCAGATGGTGGAGCAGGCTCCGGCCGGCTTCGAGTGGGTGACGCTGCCGCCGGTCAAGGGCACGTCGGCCAACCAGGCGGCCAACCCGCAGACCCTGTCCATCTCCGAGGACTCGGAGGGCAAGAAGCAGGCGGCGCAGTTCGTCGAGTACTTCCTCAACCCCGCCAACCAGGCTCGCCTCGCCCAGGGCGACTGGCTCGTGCCGACCGGCAAGAAGGCCGGCGAGGAGCTGGTCAAGGCGACCGGCGGCAAGCAGGGCTGGGACGTGGCGGTGGCCAGCGCCGGCGACCTGACGATCGCGCCGTTCCAGACGGTCAGCGGGTACCCGGAGTGGAAGACGAAGTACGCGACGCCAGCGCTCCAGCAGTACTTCGCCAACAAGATCACGCTGGATGAGCTGGGCACGCAGCTCGTCGATGGTGGGAAGCAGGTACTGAGGTAA
- a CDS encoding carbohydrate ABC transporter permease, with amino-acid sequence MKASRTTKTFQYIALLGYMVFLGFPLVWMLSTSFKPPREMVEIHPTLVPHNPTLDNYVEAFTEQELGRAALNSLQVSLATAVLTVLVALPAAYALARFKTRLGTVALGWVLLSQLFPFVLLVIPLFLILRQVELVNTHAGLVLVYVVWALPFALWMLQGFVRNIPRELEEAAAVDGATRLQTLRRVVAPLLAPAWWPRPCSPSSPRGTSSSSRSSCSRALTSRPCR; translated from the coding sequence ATGAAAGCCAGCCGGACGACGAAAACGTTCCAGTACATCGCGTTGCTGGGCTACATGGTCTTCCTCGGCTTCCCGCTCGTCTGGATGCTCTCGACGAGCTTCAAGCCGCCGCGCGAGATGGTGGAGATCCACCCCACGCTCGTGCCGCACAACCCCACGCTGGACAACTACGTCGAGGCGTTCACCGAGCAGGAGCTCGGCCGCGCCGCGCTCAACAGCCTGCAGGTGTCGCTCGCGACGGCGGTGCTGACCGTGCTCGTGGCGCTGCCCGCCGCGTACGCGCTGGCCCGCTTCAAGACCCGGCTCGGCACCGTCGCGCTCGGGTGGGTGCTGCTGTCCCAGCTGTTCCCGTTCGTGCTGCTGGTTATCCCGCTTTTTCTCATCCTCCGACAGGTCGAACTGGTCAACACCCACGCCGGCCTCGTCCTGGTCTACGTCGTGTGGGCACTCCCGTTCGCGCTGTGGATGCTGCAGGGCTTCGTCCGCAACATCCCGCGCGAGCTGGAGGAGGCCGCCGCCGTGGACGGCGCCACCCGGCTGCAGACGCTGCGCCGGGTGGTCGCCCCGCTGCTCGCCCCGGCGTGGTGGCCACGTCCCTGTTCGCCTTCATCTCCGCGTGGAACGAGTTCTTCTTCGCGCTCGTCCTGCTCAAGAGCCCTGACCTCGCGACCCTGCCGGTGA
- a CDS encoding carbohydrate ABC transporter permease, which produces MTTFAEARRRSDRTTVYLLLLPALLPVLVLSVVPLLRGIYLGFTDARAGRNVDTSFTGVENYRELMSDELFWSAFRIGLVWAFGVTIIQFVLALGLALLLDQPLRFRGFARVMALVPWAMPPVIVGIMWRLVYHPDAGLLNEVLYRGGAEGLQHNWLGDFSTALPAVIVVGVWAGMPQTTIVLLAGLQGVPRELHEAAAVDGASTWQRFRSVTVPNLMPVIIAITSLDFIWNFNSFGLVYVLTAGGPGGRTMLPMLFAYEEAFRYGNYGYAAALGNVMVVIIVALLALYLRRRLREANA; this is translated from the coding sequence ATGACGACGTTTGCGGAGGCGCGGCGGCGGTCGGACCGGACGACGGTCTACCTCCTGCTGCTGCCCGCGCTCCTGCCGGTGCTCGTCCTCTCGGTGGTACCGCTGCTGCGCGGCATCTACCTCGGCTTCACCGATGCCCGCGCCGGCCGCAACGTCGACACCAGCTTCACGGGCGTCGAAAACTACCGCGAGCTGATGAGCGACGAGCTGTTCTGGAGCGCGTTCCGGATCGGGCTGGTGTGGGCGTTCGGGGTGACGATCATCCAGTTCGTCCTCGCGCTGGGTCTGGCGCTGCTGCTGGACCAGCCGCTGCGCTTCCGTGGCTTCGCGCGGGTGATGGCGCTGGTGCCGTGGGCGATGCCGCCGGTGATCGTCGGCATCATGTGGCGGCTCGTCTACCACCCGGACGCCGGCCTGCTCAACGAGGTGCTCTACCGCGGCGGCGCGGAAGGGCTGCAGCACAACTGGCTCGGCGACTTCAGCACCGCGCTGCCCGCGGTCATCGTCGTCGGCGTCTGGGCCGGCATGCCGCAGACCACGATCGTGCTCCTCGCCGGCCTGCAAGGTGTGCCGCGCGAGCTGCACGAGGCGGCCGCGGTGGACGGCGCGTCGACGTGGCAGCGCTTCCGCAGCGTCACGGTCCCCAACCTGATGCCGGTCATCATCGCCATCACCTCACTCGACTTCATCTGGAACTTCAACTCGTTCGGCCTCGTCTACGTGCTCACCGCGGGCGGGCCGGGTGGCCGGACGATGCTGCCGATGCTTTTCGCGTACGAGGAGGCGTTCCGCTACGGCAACTACGGCTACGCCGCCGCGCTCGGCAACGTGATGGTGGTCATCATCGTCGCCCTCCTCGCGCTGTACCTGCGGCGCCGGCTGCGGGAGGCGAACGCATGA
- a CDS encoding LacI family DNA-binding transcriptional regulator, with the protein MSIASASRVLNGIGGSPETTRRVREAAAAVGYVPNAIARSLQSQRTGLIALAVEDIGNPVYVAMMRAIEAVVAESGHQLLVHATGGDVAGETALLRRLAHRYVDGMIISPIRITDVHVEALTASPVPVVVVGQLPEDVPVDNVRADSRTGVALAVDHLVGAGRTRIGFVNGPLDTVPGAARDAGFRAAMARHGLAVDPAMVEVGDFQYAAGRAAAERLLARTDPDAIVCANDLIAVGALHALLVAGRRVPEDVALVGMDDTELAQMSFPQISSVSLGSAERGQLAAGLLLDRIADGTLAPRREHVAPSLAVRASSGSVQ; encoded by the coding sequence GTGTCGATCGCCTCGGCCTCGCGGGTGCTCAACGGGATCGGCGGTAGCCCCGAGACCACCCGGCGGGTACGGGAGGCGGCGGCCGCGGTCGGGTACGTGCCGAACGCGATCGCCCGCTCCCTGCAGTCGCAGCGGACCGGCCTCATCGCGCTCGCCGTCGAGGACATCGGCAACCCGGTGTACGTGGCGATGATGCGGGCAATCGAGGCCGTGGTCGCCGAGTCGGGACATCAGCTTCTGGTGCACGCCACGGGCGGTGACGTGGCCGGCGAGACCGCGTTACTGCGCCGCCTCGCCCACCGTTACGTCGATGGCATGATCATTTCTCCGATCCGCATCACCGACGTGCACGTGGAGGCGCTCACCGCCAGCCCGGTGCCGGTGGTGGTGGTCGGCCAGCTGCCCGAAGACGTGCCCGTCGACAACGTGCGGGCCGACTCGCGCACCGGTGTCGCGCTCGCCGTCGACCACCTGGTCGGCGCCGGCCGTACCCGGATCGGGTTTGTGAATGGCCCGCTGGACACGGTGCCCGGCGCCGCCCGCGACGCCGGCTTCCGCGCGGCGATGGCGCGCCACGGGCTGGCAGTGGATCCGGCGATGGTCGAGGTCGGCGACTTCCAGTACGCGGCGGGGCGGGCCGCCGCCGAGCGCCTGCTCGCCCGGACCGACCCGGACGCCATCGTCTGCGCCAACGACCTCATCGCGGTCGGTGCCCTGCACGCGCTGCTGGTCGCCGGCCGCCGCGTGCCCGAGGACGTCGCGCTCGTGGGCATGGACGACACCGAGCTGGCGCAGATGTCGTTTCCGCAGATCTCGTCCGTCTCGCTCGGCTCCGCCGAGCGCGGGCAGCTCGCCGCCGGCCTGCTGCTCGACCGCATCGCGGACGGCACGCTCGCGCCTCGCCGCGAGCACGTCGCGCCGAGCCTGGCTGTCCGCGCGTCGAGCGGCAGTGTCCAATGA
- a CDS encoding serine hydrolase domain-containing protein — protein sequence MPEPDEWMRRLGTLPLMHQPGERWQYHISSDLLGVLVARVTGQPFETFLRERVFDPLGMKDTGFHVPADEIDRLPTLYAPDPRTGEFHVWDEPASGRWSQPPAFPGGGGGLVSTVDDYLAYFQMLLARGTHGGERILSRPAVQLMTTNRLTPEQQAVRTAMATDNVHVSFGQGQHGGWGLGMAVRTYQGDYAPIGQFGWDGGSGATAYADPENQVTGILLTQVGLSVPNSARLIHDFWTTVYQAIDD from the coding sequence ATGCCCGAGCCGGACGAGTGGATGCGCCGCCTCGGCACGCTTCCGCTGATGCACCAGCCCGGCGAGCGCTGGCAGTACCACATCAGCAGCGACCTGCTCGGCGTGCTCGTCGCCAGGGTCACGGGTCAGCCGTTCGAGACGTTTCTCCGGGAACGTGTCTTCGACCCCCTGGGCATGAAGGACACCGGCTTCCACGTGCCCGCCGACGAGATCGATCGGCTGCCCACCCTCTACGCCCCGGACCCGCGGACGGGCGAGTTCCACGTGTGGGACGAGCCCGCGAGCGGGCGTTGGAGCCAGCCGCCGGCGTTTCCGGGTGGCGGCGGTGGGCTCGTCTCCACCGTCGACGACTACCTTGCCTACTTCCAGATGCTGCTGGCCCGCGGGACGCACGGGGGCGAACGGATCCTGTCGCGGCCGGCCGTCCAGCTGATGACCACCAACCGCCTCACGCCCGAGCAGCAGGCCGTCCGGACCGCGATGGCGACCGACAACGTCCACGTGTCGTTCGGGCAGGGGCAGCACGGCGGTTGGGGTCTGGGGATGGCGGTGCGCACGTACCAGGGTGACTACGCGCCCATCGGCCAGTTCGGCTGGGACGGCGGAAGCGGCGCCACGGCCTACGCCGACCCGGAAAACCAGGTCACCGGAATCCTGCTCACCCAGGTCGGGCTCTCGGTGCCGAACTCGGCGCGGCTGATCCACGACTTCTGGACGACGGTCTACCAGGCGATCGACGACTGA